The Acuticoccus sp. MNP-M23 genome includes a region encoding these proteins:
- a CDS encoding TrbI/VirB10 family protein, whose translation MTDDNTQDRDNLVDERRKALAGNEKSKESKVLFGILGGVAFIAIAALVLAPDQVRSLFGGASTSETMQETSTMDGGISTEMTVPESVDTTMVDVDTPMRPEPSAPAADDSEYRSQIAELERKLQEMQEQSGSQVDQIRSLLEEQKEAMRDQFERERQAEKERHERELQAARDAANARDEDEAAARARLEEERAKREAIAHEQVVSDALVLDAGGKAAGASSSTVKGGDRKLSSNEQFMASASTQSYDTVRATLIANPGRTIVQGSSLEAVLETAVSTELPGIIRAVVSHDVYSYDGENVLLPRGSRLIGSYNSDVSIAQNRAQIAWNRAVTPKGVSVEIGGYGADQLGMSGQAGKVDTRFRERFGTAALISLITLGPQFIIKEGTDENTQDAAEDLTDDLENSTQSVVGEYLSLPPVIYIGQGTKISVIVNRDLVF comes from the coding sequence ATGACCGACGACAACACGCAAGACCGCGACAACCTCGTTGACGAGCGCCGCAAGGCGCTCGCGGGCAACGAGAAAAGCAAAGAGTCCAAGGTGCTGTTCGGCATCCTCGGGGGCGTGGCGTTCATCGCCATCGCCGCCCTGGTCCTTGCCCCCGATCAGGTGCGCTCGCTGTTCGGCGGCGCGTCCACCAGCGAGACGATGCAGGAAACGTCCACCATGGACGGCGGCATTTCGACGGAAATGACGGTGCCCGAAAGCGTCGATACCACGATGGTTGATGTGGACACGCCGATGCGGCCGGAACCCTCCGCCCCCGCTGCCGACGATAGCGAGTATCGGAGCCAGATCGCGGAGCTTGAGCGGAAGCTGCAAGAAATGCAGGAGCAAAGCGGGTCGCAGGTCGATCAGATTCGCAGTCTGCTGGAAGAGCAGAAAGAGGCGATGCGCGACCAGTTCGAGCGCGAGCGTCAGGCGGAAAAAGAGCGGCATGAGCGCGAGCTTCAAGCCGCTCGGGACGCGGCCAACGCCCGCGACGAGGACGAGGCGGCGGCGCGTGCGCGGCTCGAAGAAGAGCGCGCGAAGCGCGAAGCGATCGCGCATGAGCAAGTCGTCTCCGACGCGCTGGTGCTCGACGCTGGCGGCAAGGCGGCGGGTGCGTCGTCCTCCACGGTGAAGGGCGGCGACCGCAAGCTGTCGTCCAATGAGCAGTTCATGGCGTCGGCCTCGACCCAAAGCTATGACACCGTGCGCGCGACGTTGATCGCCAATCCGGGCCGCACCATCGTGCAAGGCTCGTCGCTTGAGGCGGTCCTTGAAACCGCCGTCTCGACGGAGCTGCCCGGCATCATCCGCGCCGTCGTCTCCCATGACGTCTACTCCTACGACGGCGAAAACGTCCTGTTGCCGCGCGGCTCGCGGCTGATCGGCTCCTACAATTCCGACGTGTCGATTGCGCAGAACCGGGCGCAAATCGCGTGGAACCGGGCGGTGACACCGAAGGGCGTCAGCGTCGAAATCGGCGGCTATGGCGCGGATCAGCTCGGCATGTCGGGACAGGCTGGCAAGGTCGATACGCGCTTCCGCGAACGGTTCGGCACCGCCGCGCTGATCTCCCTGATTACCCTCGGCCCGCAATTCATCATCAAGGAAGGCACCGACGAGAACACGCAGGACGCGGCGGAGGATCTGACCGACGATCTGGAAAACTCGACGCAAAGCGTCGTGGGCGAATATCTCTCGCTGCCGCCGGTGATCTACATCGGGCAGGGCACGAAAATCTCGGTGATCGTCAACCGCGATCTGGTGTTCTGA
- the virB11 gene encoding P-type DNA transfer ATPase VirB11, producing MTTPASHAEQGLLPLRDLLTSDEVNEVVVNPDGRIWVEYASQSHMTQWPGEIPAARVKTLGSVLAGEAKNQLGPQHPIVSGRIQVFGQSMRVQIIVPPAIEDGVSLSIRKYISRVLPVEEIGFVAGHQIDVEGERQKNLAALAVLAENGELQTLLQKAMDDRLNILVSGGTSSGKTTLARAMLSLSDHRERMVTIEDAPELHLPHPNAVPLIADRRGVSERSPARLLESSLRMRPDRLILGEIRGEEAFNFLEAINTGHPGSISTIHADSPALALERLAMMVMRAGMNQTRRDVIEYARQTVDLIIQVGRRNGKRGVLEIYRPAAHAD from the coding sequence ATGACGACGCCAGCCAGCCACGCCGAACAAGGGCTGTTGCCGCTGCGCGACCTGTTGACCTCCGATGAGGTCAACGAGGTTGTGGTGAACCCTGACGGGCGCATTTGGGTGGAGTATGCGTCCCAGTCTCACATGACCCAGTGGCCGGGAGAAATCCCGGCCGCTCGGGTGAAAACGCTCGGCTCGGTCCTGGCCGGTGAAGCCAAGAACCAGCTCGGGCCGCAACACCCCATCGTGTCGGGCCGGATTCAGGTGTTCGGCCAGTCGATGCGGGTGCAGATCATCGTCCCGCCCGCCATCGAGGACGGCGTGTCGCTGTCGATCCGAAAGTACATCTCGCGGGTGCTGCCGGTCGAAGAAATCGGCTTCGTCGCGGGGCACCAGATCGACGTTGAAGGCGAGCGGCAAAAGAACCTGGCCGCGCTCGCCGTGCTGGCGGAAAATGGCGAACTGCAAACCCTCCTGCAGAAAGCCATGGATGACCGGCTCAACATTCTGGTCTCGGGCGGCACGTCGTCGGGAAAAACGACGCTCGCCCGCGCCATGCTCTCGCTAAGCGATCACCGCGAACGCATGGTCACGATTGAGGACGCGCCGGAGCTCCACTTGCCGCACCCGAACGCCGTGCCGCTGATCGCGGATCGGCGCGGCGTCTCGGAACGCTCCCCTGCCCGGCTGCTCGAAAGCTCGCTGCGGATGCGCCCGGATCGGCTGATCCTGGGCGAGATTCGCGGCGAGGAAGCGTTCAACTTTCTTGAGGCGATCAACACCGGGCATCCGGGGTCGATCAGCACGATTCACGCGGACAGTCCGGCGCTGGCGCTCGAACGGCTCGCCATGATGGTGATGCGGGCGGGGATGAACCAGACGCGGCGCGATGTGATAGAGTACGCGCGGCAGACCGTGGATCTCATCATTCAGGTCGGCCGTCGCAACGGAAAACGCGGCGTCCTCGAAATCTACCGCCCGGCGGCACACGCCGACTGA
- the virD4 gene encoding type IV secretion system ATPase VirD4 (The ATPase VirD4 is a core component of the VirB/VirD4 form of type IV secretion systems (T4SS), also known as type IVa secretion systems.), with the protein MSKTAREISTLALFGLAVGLMLGVLAAGVYTTWRSGGDIANTGFGAFFEHAPWVVGGFKEPFKTGLMILGGVAAVLAVATAAIGYKPKRTSHGSAEWAKPQELRKAGLTSPVADVLGPIYGKMGGPKSGDEFFTSSDIPHSLIAAPTGSGKGVGVVIPTLLTYKGSVFCLDVKGENFALTARRRVAMGDRVFKFAPYDPHGRTHRFNPLEYIAEIHPRRRFTEARRLAASLVVAHGNGQGFLEGAREVFAACALLAIERGKPRISAVYDALAEPGEAFELFQRLAREVKSEEAKKIFNRMGGMESRILSSYLSVLADGGLGLWADPAVRAATDASDFGIENLRRDPTSVFVIVSPNDLVPLAPLIRLMFQQTIAVLQRAEPGKDEPYPVLFLLDEFASLGRMEVLQQAVTTLRGYGGRIMIVVQTLASLRDQRLYGREGAAVFLANCRLQLFMSPADEDTPEYVSKAIGDFTRLAKSKSWRSNEWVSNYSEREEGVRLIRAAELRQLGSEKIVALVQNMKPVIAERVSYYEDKQLLPLFEGQTGRMPEPHSLHPEDTNPFLAKRMAQEQQEDEATDEDDGAEIETEDEATGEDDSAEIEAEDEATAEDDSAEIEAEDEATAEDDSAEIEAEDEATGEDDSAEIEAEGEATGEDDSAKIEAEDEATAEEKEATAALIVVREKSDRMLKRILDAKSRRRVSDLHSEIVPKRRKPVGLKARGGAAEIAAAKARNTKQMPRG; encoded by the coding sequence ATGAGCAAGACAGCTCGCGAAATCTCCACGCTGGCCCTGTTCGGGCTGGCCGTCGGGCTCATGCTGGGCGTGTTGGCCGCTGGCGTCTATACGACCTGGCGCAGCGGCGGCGACATTGCCAACACCGGCTTCGGCGCGTTTTTCGAGCACGCGCCGTGGGTGGTCGGAGGCTTCAAGGAGCCGTTCAAGACCGGCCTCATGATCCTCGGAGGCGTGGCCGCGGTGCTCGCGGTGGCCACGGCCGCAATTGGCTACAAACCCAAGCGGACAAGCCACGGTTCGGCCGAGTGGGCGAAGCCGCAGGAGCTTCGCAAGGCTGGACTGACTTCGCCGGTCGCGGACGTTCTGGGGCCGATCTACGGCAAGATGGGCGGGCCGAAGTCGGGCGACGAGTTTTTCACGTCGAGCGACATACCGCACAGCCTGATCGCCGCGCCGACCGGCTCCGGTAAGGGTGTCGGCGTCGTCATCCCGACCCTTCTCACCTACAAGGGTTCGGTGTTCTGCCTCGATGTGAAGGGCGAGAACTTCGCGCTGACGGCGCGCCGGCGCGTCGCCATGGGCGACCGCGTGTTCAAGTTCGCCCCCTATGATCCGCACGGGCGCACGCACCGCTTCAATCCGCTGGAATACATCGCCGAGATCCACCCGCGACGGCGGTTCACCGAGGCGCGCCGGTTGGCGGCGTCCTTGGTTGTGGCCCATGGCAACGGCCAAGGCTTCCTTGAGGGCGCGCGCGAGGTGTTCGCAGCGTGCGCCTTGCTCGCCATCGAGCGCGGCAAACCCCGGATCAGCGCCGTTTATGATGCGCTCGCCGAACCGGGCGAGGCGTTCGAGCTGTTTCAGCGGCTCGCGCGCGAGGTAAAGTCCGAGGAAGCGAAGAAGATCTTCAACCGCATGGGCGGTATGGAATCGCGCATCCTGTCCTCTTACCTGTCCGTGCTGGCGGACGGCGGGCTTGGCCTGTGGGCCGACCCTGCCGTCAGAGCCGCAACTGATGCCTCGGATTTCGGGATCGAGAATCTTCGCCGCGACCCCACGTCGGTTTTCGTGATCGTGTCGCCGAATGATCTGGTGCCGCTCGCACCGCTCATCCGGCTCATGTTCCAGCAGACCATCGCGGTTCTACAGCGGGCCGAGCCGGGCAAGGACGAGCCTTATCCGGTCCTTTTCCTGTTGGACGAGTTCGCCTCGCTGGGCCGCATGGAGGTTCTGCAACAGGCGGTCACGACCCTGCGCGGCTACGGCGGGCGCATCATGATCGTGGTGCAGACGCTCGCCAGCCTCCGCGACCAGCGGCTTTATGGCCGCGAGGGCGCGGCGGTGTTTCTGGCAAACTGCCGCTTGCAGCTTTTCATGTCGCCCGCCGACGAGGACACGCCCGAGTATGTGTCGAAGGCCATCGGCGACTTCACCCGCCTCGCAAAGTCGAAGTCGTGGCGGTCCAACGAGTGGGTGTCCAACTACTCGGAGCGGGAAGAGGGCGTGCGCCTGATCCGCGCGGCCGAGCTGCGCCAGTTGGGCAGCGAAAAAATCGTGGCGCTGGTGCAGAACATGAAGCCGGTGATCGCCGAGCGCGTCAGCTACTACGAGGACAAGCAATTGCTGCCGCTGTTCGAGGGGCAAACCGGGCGGATGCCCGAGCCGCACTCGCTCCATCCCGAGGACACCAATCCGTTCCTCGCGAAGCGGATGGCCCAGGAGCAGCAAGAGGACGAGGCGACCGACGAGGACGACGGCGCAGAGATCGAGACCGAGGACGAAGCCACCGGCGAGGACGACAGCGCAGAGATCGAGGCCGAGGACGAAGCCACCGCCGAGGACGACAGCGCGGAGATCGAGGCCGAGGACGAAGCCACCGCCGAGGACGACAGCGCGGAGATCGAGGCCGAGGACGAAGCCACCGGCGAGGACGACAGCGCAGAGATCGAGGCCGAGGGCGAAGCCACCGGCGAGGACGACAGCGCAAAGATCGAGGCCGAGGATGAAGCGACCGCCGAAGAAAAGGAGGCGACCGCTGCGCTGATCGTGGTCCGAGAGAAATCGGACCGGATGCTAAAGCGGATTCTCGATGCCAAAAGCAGGAGGCGAGTCTCCGATCTTCATTCCGAGATCGTGCCGAAGCGCCGCAAGCCGGTTGGATTGAAGGCACGCGGCGGGGCTGCTGAGATAGCCGCTGCGAAGGCCCGGAACACAAAACAGATGCCTAGAGGTTGA
- a CDS encoding relaxase/mobilization nuclease domain-containing protein, which translates to MSQRVLKLLANGRRAPSTVSPVDAVMGEDWGEVDFKGGGAVRQMMRQSLMAAHQNDIAPGGSPMAPTVPGYNAQAVVKMVRGGGARNAAGMKAQMDYLARQGGVELQRSERFMGIEIDGEEVANMVDGWNMPTDGRDKADRTSHFIVSFPQDTGTAAAERAGRAWAEQMFGSGDFGGDSFDYYTAFHTDRDHPHTHVVVHRRGLDNGTWLKVSKRSDFNYQAMRDLAAKVGQAEGIDLEATPRFARGVHDRIMPDAEYRRAAKERRAPVAPEHTPVTAVRAAAAIIHYARRFVAEAKALETQSPAIAEELRLAAKTIEHGKALSVRQGGKTEIKRKEIATMSQQLDTARAETQTRFELIDKGIADLPDPAERVRLMRQAADLKAEAAPYMKERELRDFARPAEAGRYESLAPTDDRSTAIKAEADKEVRKIAEKYGLNGDATVERYSGGAPSKGLADQYGQAEAKERELHRSQQGDREETREQRDRALSRMHTEIAAVYQDAREQAGATVEAVDQPSNGERRADARRVARNVVAEGERERIAAAAEKGGPDTDREEQERADQERKNAERKARERDGGRGL; encoded by the coding sequence ATGAGCCAGCGCGTCCTCAAATTGCTGGCGAACGGTCGCCGCGCCCCGTCCACGGTGTCGCCGGTCGATGCCGTCATGGGCGAGGATTGGGGCGAAGTGGACTTCAAGGGCGGCGGTGCCGTCCGCCAGATGATGCGCCAATCGCTGATGGCGGCGCACCAGAACGACATTGCGCCAGGCGGTTCGCCGATGGCTCCGACCGTGCCCGGCTACAACGCGCAGGCCGTCGTCAAGATGGTGCGCGGGGGCGGGGCCAGGAACGCCGCCGGGATGAAGGCGCAGATGGATTATCTGGCGCGTCAGGGCGGCGTCGAGCTGCAACGTTCCGAGCGGTTCATGGGCATCGAGATCGACGGCGAGGAAGTCGCCAACATGGTCGACGGATGGAACATGCCGACCGATGGCCGCGACAAGGCGGATCGCACGTCGCACTTCATCGTCAGCTTTCCGCAGGACACCGGCACGGCAGCAGCCGAGCGGGCGGGGCGCGCATGGGCCGAGCAGATGTTCGGCTCCGGCGATTTCGGCGGCGACAGCTTCGACTACTACACCGCGTTTCACACCGACCGGGACCACCCGCACACGCACGTCGTGGTGCATCGGCGCGGCCTCGACAACGGGACATGGCTCAAGGTCAGCAAGCGCAGCGACTTCAATTATCAGGCGATGCGCGACCTTGCCGCGAAGGTGGGGCAAGCTGAGGGGATCGACCTCGAGGCCACGCCGCGCTTTGCCCGAGGCGTTCACGACCGGATCATGCCCGACGCCGAATATCGCCGCGCCGCGAAGGAGCGGCGCGCGCCGGTCGCGCCAGAGCACACGCCTGTGACGGCGGTACGGGCGGCGGCGGCAATCATTCACTATGCCCGGCGCTTTGTCGCCGAAGCGAAGGCGCTGGAAACCCAGTCGCCGGCGATCGCCGAGGAACTGCGCCTCGCTGCCAAGACCATCGAACACGGAAAAGCCCTGTCAGTGCGGCAGGGCGGCAAAACGGAAATCAAGAGAAAGGAGATCGCCACTATGAGCCAGCAACTGGATACCGCCCGAGCGGAGACGCAGACGCGCTTTGAACTGATCGACAAGGGGATCGCCGATCTGCCCGACCCGGCGGAGCGCGTCCGGTTGATGCGTCAGGCGGCCGACCTGAAAGCCGAGGCCGCGCCGTACATGAAGGAGCGCGAGTTGCGCGACTTCGCACGTCCCGCCGAGGCGGGACGATACGAGAGCCTTGCGCCGACCGATGATCGCAGCACCGCGATCAAGGCCGAGGCCGACAAGGAAGTGCGCAAGATTGCCGAGAAGTACGGCCTCAACGGCGATGCGACCGTGGAGCGGTATTCCGGCGGCGCACCGTCGAAGGGGTTGGCCGACCAGTACGGGCAGGCCGAGGCGAAGGAGCGGGAGCTTCACCGCAGCCAGCAGGGCGACCGCGAGGAAACCCGCGAGCAGCGGGACCGGGCATTGAGCCGGATGCACACCGAGATCGCCGCCGTCTATCAGGACGCCCGCGAGCAGGCCGGGGCCACGGTCGAGGCCGTGGATCAGCCCTCCAATGGCGAGCGTCGAGCGGACGCCCGGCGCGTGGCGCGTAATGTCGTCGCCGAAGGCGAGCGAGAGCGGATCGCGGCAGCAGCGGAGAAAGGTGGACCGGACACCGACCGCGAAGAGCAGGAGCGCGCGGACCAGGAGCGCAAGAACGCAGAGCGCAAAGCCCGCGAACGCGATGGTGGTCGCGGACTTTAA
- a CDS encoding DNA mobilization endonuclease VirD1/MobC family subunit, translating into MTKDADRQPTWKSRHLKGGDWKADAESAAPQKADRTIPVKMTVAEVAEFDAAIEPLGLKRNRALRIAARRIAGFMEADPETLAVLKDIQAQISGIATNVNQIAKAANRTHDPDFRAFMAERRDLGKELARVDGQLRKLTNAATRRSDGQERLKKAAAS; encoded by the coding sequence ATGACCAAGGACGCCGACCGCCAGCCGACATGGAAAAGCCGCCACCTCAAGGGTGGCGACTGGAAGGCCGACGCGGAAAGCGCGGCTCCCCAGAAAGCGGATCGAACGATTCCGGTGAAGATGACCGTCGCCGAGGTGGCCGAATTTGACGCCGCCATCGAGCCGTTGGGCCTGAAACGGAACCGCGCCTTGCGGATCGCGGCCCGCCGGATCGCCGGTTTCATGGAGGCCGACCCCGAGACCTTGGCCGTCCTCAAGGACATTCAGGCTCAGATTTCCGGCATCGCGACGAACGTGAACCAGATCGCGAAGGCCGCGAACCGGACCCACGACCCCGATTTTCGCGCCTTCATGGCCGAGCGACGCGACCTCGGAAAAGAGCTGGCCCGCGTCGATGGGCAGTTGCGCAAGCTCACCAACGCCGCGACGAGGCGGTCCGATGGACAGGAGCGACTGAAAAAGGCAGCGGCGTCATGA
- a CDS encoding AAA family ATPase encodes MKIVTFSSLKGGAGKTTVLMATASMLIDKGLKVACFEADENTPLSVWKSYGTAAGTWDDNCRILPALEADQFASSYEWAVKDGCNIGLVDTKGGGSEITEAILTSSSLVVVPTGLSVIEVDETLETLKFVVEFYKAQGLDRPYGILLNRVPTSKLSLSEQNSMDILADLPCFESQFPARRIYSELKAIGMLHLYHKALLEIPAKRVAANHTMVALKESQAFVDELTAAMMEEA; translated from the coding sequence ATGAAAATTGTCACCTTTTCGTCGCTCAAGGGCGGCGCAGGGAAAACGACGGTGCTGATGGCAACCGCCTCGATGCTGATCGACAAGGGCTTGAAGGTCGCGTGCTTTGAAGCTGACGAGAACACGCCGCTCTCGGTCTGGAAAAGCTACGGAACCGCCGCAGGAACCTGGGACGACAATTGCCGCATTCTGCCCGCCCTTGAGGCCGATCAGTTCGCCTCGTCCTACGAATGGGCGGTCAAAGACGGCTGCAACATTGGCTTGGTGGACACCAAAGGCGGCGGGTCCGAAATCACCGAAGCGATCTTGACCAGCTCGTCACTCGTCGTCGTTCCAACCGGCCTCTCGGTGATCGAGGTCGATGAAACATTGGAGACGCTGAAATTCGTCGTGGAGTTCTACAAGGCGCAGGGTCTTGATCGGCCATACGGCATTTTGCTCAACCGTGTGCCAACCTCAAAGCTATCTCTGAGCGAACAGAACAGCATGGATATTCTCGCTGATCTGCCATGTTTTGAATCGCAATTCCCTGCTCGCCGGATTTATTCAGAACTGAAAGCTATCGGGATGCTGCATCTTTATCACAAGGCGCTGCTCGAAATTCCGGCCAAGCGGGTTGCCGCAAATCACACGATGGTCGCCTTGAAGGAATCTCAAGCCTTCGTCGACGAACTTACTGCCGCTATGATGGAAGAGGCTTGA
- a CDS encoding zincin-like metallopeptidase domain-containing protein: MAKEKFDVYEHVTSEIIAQIEAGTPPWRKPWTGDRSAACLPLRFNGEEYRGINVLMLWATAAMQGYASARWMTYRQAGELGGQVRKGEKSACVVKYGTIDREGDNGEEKRIPYCRAYRVFNADQIDGLDEAFYLRPQPPRDLGTTADPELDAFFTRTGATIESTSDPRAYYDIQGDRIHMPPVATFHDAQGFYGTLAHEACHWTGATKRLDRFTRFSDRKAYAFEELVAEIGACMLGVRIGVAPQFDQSAAYVEGWLKALKDDKRAIFRAASEAQKAADFIMQRAAREAAPQANEREAIAA, translated from the coding sequence ATGGCTAAGGAAAAGTTCGACGTTTACGAGCACGTTACCAGCGAAATCATTGCGCAGATCGAGGCGGGCACCCCGCCGTGGCGCAAACCTTGGACCGGCGACCGTTCCGCCGCATGTCTGCCATTGCGCTTCAATGGCGAAGAGTATCGCGGCATCAATGTTCTGATGCTTTGGGCGACCGCCGCCATGCAGGGCTATGCGTCGGCGCGCTGGATGACCTACCGGCAGGCGGGCGAGCTTGGCGGACAGGTGCGCAAGGGCGAGAAATCCGCCTGCGTCGTGAAGTACGGCACCATCGACCGCGAGGGCGACAACGGCGAGGAAAAGCGCATTCCCTATTGCCGCGCCTACCGCGTGTTCAACGCCGACCAGATCGACGGGCTGGACGAGGCGTTCTATCTCCGGCCCCAGCCGCCGCGCGACCTTGGCACTACCGCCGACCCCGAGCTTGACGCATTCTTTACCCGGACCGGCGCGACCATCGAGAGCACCAGCGACCCGCGCGCCTACTACGACATTCAGGGCGACCGCATCCACATGCCGCCCGTTGCCACCTTCCACGACGCGCAGGGATTTTACGGCACCCTTGCCCATGAGGCTTGCCACTGGACCGGCGCAACCAAGCGCCTTGACCGCTTCACCCGCTTTTCCGACCGCAAAGCCTACGCTTTCGAGGAGCTGGTTGCGGAAATCGGCGCGTGCATGTTGGGCGTGCGCATCGGAGTCGCGCCGCAGTTCGACCAATCCGCCGCCTACGTCGAAGGATGGTTGAAGGCCCTCAAAGACGACAAGCGCGCGATTTTCCGCGCCGCGTCCGAGGCCCAGAAGGCCGCCGACTTCATCATGCAGCGCGCCGCCCGCGAGGCCGCACCGCAGGCCAACGAGCGCGAGGCAATCGCCGCCTGA
- a CDS encoding DUF192 domain-containing protein gives MTGARSTIAKTTAAIGAAAALAFALAAFTRGPEPEAAPLDVATVATSAGPITVEIASDPATRARGLMYRQTMPRDHGMWFVYPSEAPRAFWMKNTPLPLDIVFVAGDGRVVSIAHDATPFSTDPIPSAAPARFVLEVNAGVADEIGLAPGDRLTLQD, from the coding sequence ATGACCGGCGCGAGATCCACAATCGCGAAGACGACGGCTGCAATCGGTGCCGCCGCCGCGCTCGCTTTCGCGCTCGCGGCGTTCACGCGAGGCCCGGAGCCGGAGGCCGCGCCCCTCGATGTTGCCACCGTCGCGACCAGCGCGGGACCGATCACCGTCGAGATCGCCAGCGACCCGGCAACGCGCGCCCGAGGCTTGATGTACCGGCAGACCATGCCGCGCGATCACGGCATGTGGTTCGTCTATCCGAGCGAGGCCCCGCGCGCGTTCTGGATGAAGAACACGCCCCTGCCGCTCGACATTGTGTTCGTCGCTGGCGATGGCCGCGTGGTCTCGATTGCCCACGACGCCACGCCGTTTTCAACCGACCCCATCCCGAGCGCGGCCCCGGCGCGGTTCGTCCTCGAAGTCAACGCGGGCGTTGCCGACGAGATCGGCCTAGCGCCCGGTGATCGGCTGACCCTGCAAGATTGA
- a CDS encoding helix-turn-helix domain-containing protein has product MTHEDVERAQRARLIRMTRTKLGLSQPEFAARFRVPVGTLRDWEQSRAMAPDFAVAYVCVITLHPDMVAKAVA; this is encoded by the coding sequence ATGACCCATGAAGACGTTGAGCGCGCGCAGCGCGCCCGCCTCATCCGCATGACACGCACAAAGCTTGGCCTCAGTCAGCCCGAGTTTGCCGCGCGCTTCCGCGTCCCTGTCGGCACGTTGCGCGATTGGGAGCAGTCCCGCGCCATGGCCCCCGATTTCGCCGTGGCCTATGTGTGCGTGATCACGCTGCACCCCGACATGGTGGCGAAGGCCGTCGCATGA
- a CDS encoding type II toxin-antitoxin system prevent-host-death family antitoxin, protein MKSFRAADLTRNTGDLFEAAAVAPVAITKHRKPRFVIMSMETFEALANGHRTQQSVDVANMPDDLGALLDQGIEDHFNGR, encoded by the coding sequence ATGAAGAGTTTCCGCGCCGCCGACCTGACCCGAAATACAGGCGATCTGTTCGAGGCTGCTGCGGTGGCCCCTGTCGCGATCACCAAGCACCGCAAGCCGCGCTTCGTCATCATGTCGATGGAAACTTTCGAGGCTTTGGCAAACGGTCACAGAACGCAGCAATCCGTCGACGTGGCGAACATGCCCGACGATCTTGGTGCTCTGTTGGATCAGGGGATCGAAGACCATTTCAATGGCCGGTGA